In a single window of the Leisingera daeponensis DSM 23529 genome:
- a CDS encoding group II truncated hemoglobin translates to MVQKLIEQIGGEEVLRALVERFYDIVEETEAGAQIVKLHKRGHGMDHARIEQFNFLSGFMGGRRYYEEKHAHMDVKLMHAHVPITEEDAENWLRCMDQALTELKLEGPHVERLRQVFRRVALMLVNDLAEWGETRATA, encoded by the coding sequence ATGGTTCAGAAGCTGATTGAACAGATTGGCGGTGAGGAAGTGCTGCGCGCGCTGGTCGAGCGGTTCTACGATATTGTCGAGGAAACCGAGGCCGGTGCGCAGATCGTCAAGCTGCACAAGCGGGGGCATGGGATGGATCATGCCCGGATCGAGCAGTTCAATTTTCTGTCCGGCTTCATGGGCGGGCGCAGGTACTACGAGGAAAAGCATGCGCATATGGACGTGAAACTGATGCACGCCCATGTGCCGATCACCGAAGAAGACGCCGAGAACTGGCTCAGGTGCATGGATCAGGCGCTGACAGAGCTGAAGCTGGAGGGGCCGCATGTGGAGCGGCTGCGGCAGGTGTTCCGGCGGGTGGCCTTGATGCTGGTGAATGATCTGGCCGAGTGGGGCGAGACGCGCGCGACGGCCTGA
- a CDS encoding glycerate kinase type-2 family protein — MTGLLTTAKALFQAAVDRADPARALRAQLEVSPLSPLPEGGRNVLLAVGKAALPMMREALSLIPGTSQALAITNPENYTDIPGARVICGAHPVPDESSAAAGQAAIELADSLGPDDRLIALISGGGSALMVAPAPGLTLADKTAVNQLLLASGLEINEMNLIRQQLSDIKGGGLLRHAAPAQVQAFILSDVIGDDLRAIASGPTVAPIGARTQARKFLQRAGLWDSVPEAVRKHLSALEEVRDVPPQATNTLIGSNRHSLKAMMAAAADDWTPKLVSHRLVGDVAEAAETVVKAAETAPNDKPVALIFGGETTVQLRGSGAGGRNQELALRVAKLGAERLSGDWLFLSGGTDGRDGPTDAAGGVATPATWDAIKAAGLDPDALLANNDSHAALKAADALLITGGTGTNVADVQVFLRRPG; from the coding sequence ATGACCGGATTGCTGACCACCGCCAAGGCCCTGTTCCAGGCCGCTGTCGACCGCGCAGACCCGGCGCGCGCCCTGCGCGCGCAGCTAGAGGTGTCACCGCTCTCCCCGCTGCCAGAAGGCGGCAGAAATGTGCTGCTGGCCGTGGGCAAAGCCGCCCTCCCGATGATGCGGGAGGCGCTGTCTCTGATCCCCGGCACCAGCCAGGCGCTGGCAATCACAAACCCCGAGAATTACACGGACATTCCTGGCGCCAGGGTGATCTGCGGTGCCCATCCGGTGCCGGATGAAAGCAGCGCCGCGGCAGGTCAGGCAGCCATTGAACTGGCGGATTCCCTTGGCCCGGATGACCGGCTGATCGCGCTGATTTCCGGCGGCGGCTCGGCCCTGATGGTGGCCCCTGCCCCGGGCCTCACGCTGGCGGACAAGACCGCGGTGAACCAGCTGCTGCTCGCCTCGGGCCTTGAGATCAACGAGATGAACCTGATCCGCCAGCAGCTGTCGGACATCAAGGGCGGCGGCTTGCTGCGCCATGCCGCGCCGGCTCAGGTGCAAGCCTTCATCCTGTCCGACGTGATCGGAGACGACCTGCGCGCCATTGCCTCCGGCCCCACCGTGGCACCGATCGGCGCCCGCACCCAGGCACGGAAGTTCCTGCAGCGCGCGGGCCTCTGGGACAGCGTGCCAGAGGCCGTCAGAAAGCATCTCAGCGCGCTTGAAGAGGTCCGGGACGTCCCGCCCCAGGCCACCAACACATTGATCGGCTCAAACCGCCACAGCCTCAAGGCAATGATGGCCGCCGCAGCTGATGACTGGACCCCCAAGCTGGTTTCGCACAGGCTGGTGGGCGATGTGGCCGAGGCAGCCGAAACCGTGGTAAAAGCGGCGGAAACCGCCCCCAACGACAAACCCGTCGCGCTCATCTTCGGCGGCGAAACCACGGTGCAGCTCCGCGGCAGCGGCGCCGGCGGGCGCAACCAGGAGCTTGCCCTGCGCGTCGCCAAACTTGGTGCGGAACGGCTCAGCGGCGACTGGCTGTTCCTGTCTGGCGGCACTGACGGGCGCGACGGCCCCACGGACGCCGCCGGCGGCGTCGCAACCCCCGCCACCTGGGACGCGATCAAGGCCGCAGGCCTGGACCCGGACGCGCTGCTGGCCAACAATGACAGCCACGCCGCCCTCAAAGCCGCGGACGCGCTGCTGATCACAGGCGGCACCGGCACCAATGTGGCCGACGTGCAGGTCTTCCTGAGGCGGCCCGGCTGA
- a CDS encoding HpcH/HpaI aldolase/citrate lyase family protein yields the protein MSFHTVEQAPGRLNRSELAIPGSQPQMFEKAAKSDVDVIFLDLEDAVAPDEKDQARRNIIKALNEIDWGNKSMSVRINGLDTHYMYRDVVDVVEQAGERLDLIMVPKVGTAADVYAVDMLVTQIEDAKGYKKRIGFEHIIETALGMQNVSEIAAASKRNESLHFGVADYAASTRARTTIIGGVNPDYAVLTDPAADGSRDVHWGDMWHYALARMVVAARANGLRPIDGPFGDFQDTEGYKAAAKRAAVLGCEGKWAIHPSQIELANEVMSPSDAEITKAHRILEAMAEAEAAGKGAVSLDGRLIDYASIRQAEVLVEKAKQIAGN from the coding sequence ATGTCGTTTCATACCGTCGAACAGGCCCCTGGCCGCCTGAACCGCAGCGAGCTGGCAATCCCCGGATCCCAGCCGCAGATGTTTGAAAAAGCTGCAAAATCGGACGTCGACGTGATCTTCCTGGATCTCGAAGACGCGGTTGCGCCGGACGAGAAAGACCAGGCCCGCAGGAACATCATCAAAGCCCTGAACGAAATCGACTGGGGCAACAAATCCATGTCGGTGCGAATCAACGGGCTCGACACCCACTACATGTACCGCGATGTCGTGGATGTCGTTGAACAGGCAGGCGAACGCCTCGACCTGATCATGGTTCCCAAGGTGGGCACCGCCGCCGATGTTTACGCCGTCGACATGCTGGTCACCCAGATCGAAGACGCCAAAGGCTACAAAAAGCGGATCGGCTTCGAGCACATCATTGAGACAGCGCTCGGCATGCAGAACGTGAGTGAAATTGCCGCAGCCTCCAAGCGCAATGAATCGCTGCATTTCGGCGTGGCAGACTATGCTGCATCGACCCGCGCCCGCACCACCATCATCGGCGGTGTGAACCCGGATTACGCGGTGCTGACCGACCCGGCGGCAGACGGCTCGCGCGATGTGCATTGGGGCGATATGTGGCACTATGCGCTGGCCCGCATGGTGGTTGCCGCCCGCGCCAACGGGTTGCGCCCGATTGACGGCCCGTTCGGCGATTTCCAGGACACGGAAGGCTACAAGGCCGCCGCCAAACGCGCCGCGGTGCTGGGCTGCGAGGGCAAATGGGCCATCCACCCGAGCCAGATCGAGCTGGCCAACGAAGTAATGTCACCGTCGGACGCGGAAATCACCAAGGCGCACCGCATTCTGGAAGCGATGGCAGAGGCTGAAGCCGCCGGCAAAGGCGCGGTATCGCTGGACGGCCGCCTGATTGACTACGCCTCGATCCGTCAGGCAGAAGTGCTGGTGGAAAAAGCCAAGCAGATCGCCGGCAACTAA
- a CDS encoding response regulator transcription factor, translating into MLADANPLVLSAMSEIFEKDPRFSLVATSATAEGFLGTVMRVPVQVGIIDWNLPALGGAKLIEVLRDQANAPRLVVYADDSGDVPRKAMSAGAAGFAPRSSAVDGLLDTCLAVAAGKMVFPFLDVRGLQTDPIEQLSRRERTMLEALSKGLTNKELSKELEISTNTVKFHLSNLYEKLSVKNRAQAIAFYYANRAARGDFSLEE; encoded by the coding sequence ATGCTTGCGGACGCAAATCCGCTGGTGCTGTCGGCGATGTCCGAGATCTTCGAGAAGGACCCGCGATTCTCGCTGGTCGCCACCTCCGCCACCGCCGAAGGCTTCCTCGGAACCGTGATGCGGGTGCCGGTGCAGGTCGGGATCATCGACTGGAACCTGCCCGCCCTTGGCGGCGCCAAGCTGATCGAGGTGCTGCGCGACCAGGCCAACGCGCCGCGGCTGGTGGTCTATGCCGACGACAGCGGCGACGTTCCGCGCAAGGCGATGAGCGCAGGCGCGGCCGGCTTTGCCCCGCGCTCCAGCGCTGTCGACGGTCTCCTCGACACTTGCCTGGCTGTCGCCGCGGGCAAGATGGTTTTCCCCTTCCTCGACGTCCGCGGGCTGCAAACCGATCCGATCGAGCAGCTGTCGCGCCGCGAGCGCACGATGCTGGAGGCGCTGTCCAAGGGGCTCACCAACAAGGAGCTCAGCAAGGAACTGGAGATTTCGACCAACACGGTGAAGTTCCACCTGTCGAACCTCTACGAAAAACTCTCGGTCAAGAACCGCGCCCAGGCGATTGCGTTCTACTACGCCAACCGCGCTGCCAGAGGCGATTTCAGCCTGGAGGAGTAG
- a CDS encoding alanine--glyoxylate aminotransferase family protein gives MTEPTIFPSLEIPETLAAGPGPGNTDPRVLQAFANTGLADHMQADVLRGMIECKQMLRDLWGTSNTYTYGVGGTGFSGLDCMLNAILPGDTVVAFQNGTFSGIDAMTIRMKAATREELAANPMNPQPASVTVVDVPHGESVSGKLVEQVLGEKKPKWAFMAHWETGSGRINDLKGFSDACVKHGVMGLIDAVSSLGIEDFSIDDYPGVVGWASCPQKGVLCLPLTYAPVSFTDTYIQTVRANGCHSYVHNPILEARHWGIVDGQDVAAGTYHRTHSGYAVAAFHEALRITLQHGRAQKARDYAFHEKALRDAVTAMGCDVTSNMTSLVVLNLPGDLAGREKELVGNCRAVGFGIWPTLSEPVQVRIGILNQITPAAITDIVNRFGKAMNGMGANVDMGAINALLDKHYAPALEPAE, from the coding sequence ATGACAGAACCCACGATCTTCCCCAGCCTGGAAATCCCGGAGACCCTGGCCGCTGGCCCCGGCCCGGGCAATACCGACCCCCGCGTGCTGCAGGCCTTCGCCAACACCGGCCTGGCCGACCACATGCAGGCGGATGTGCTGCGCGGCATGATCGAGTGCAAGCAGATGCTGCGCGACCTCTGGGGCACTTCCAACACCTACACCTACGGCGTCGGCGGCACCGGCTTCTCGGGCCTCGATTGCATGCTGAACGCGATCCTGCCGGGGGATACCGTGGTTGCCTTCCAGAACGGCACCTTCTCGGGCATCGACGCGATGACCATCCGGATGAAGGCCGCCACCCGCGAGGAACTGGCTGCCAATCCGATGAACCCGCAGCCTGCTTCTGTCACCGTAGTCGACGTGCCGCATGGCGAGTCGGTGTCCGGCAAGCTGGTGGAGCAGGTGCTGGGTGAAAAGAAACCCAAGTGGGCCTTCATGGCGCATTGGGAAACCGGATCTGGCCGCATCAACGACCTCAAGGGCTTCTCGGATGCCTGTGTGAAGCACGGCGTGATGGGCCTGATCGACGCGGTGTCCTCGCTGGGCATCGAGGACTTCTCGATCGACGACTATCCGGGCGTCGTGGGCTGGGCGTCCTGCCCGCAGAAGGGTGTGCTGTGCCTGCCGCTGACCTATGCGCCGGTGTCCTTCACCGACACGTACATCCAGACAGTGCGTGCGAACGGCTGCCATTCCTATGTCCACAACCCGATCCTGGAAGCCCGGCATTGGGGTATCGTTGACGGTCAGGATGTGGCTGCCGGCACCTACCACCGCACCCATTCCGGCTATGCCGTTGCCGCCTTTCACGAGGCGCTGAGGATCACCCTGCAGCACGGGCGTGCGCAAAAGGCCCGCGACTATGCCTTCCACGAAAAAGCGCTGCGCGATGCCGTCACCGCGATGGGGTGCGACGTGACCAGCAACATGACCAGCCTGGTGGTTCTGAACCTTCCCGGCGATCTGGCAGGCCGTGAAAAGGAATTGGTGGGCAACTGCCGCGCCGTCGGTTTCGGCATCTGGCCGACCCTGTCGGAGCCGGTTCAGGTCCGCATCGGCATCCTGAACCAGATCACCCCGGCAGCCATCACCGACATCGTCAACCGCTTCGGCAAGGCGATGAACGGCATGGGCGCCAATGTCGACATGGGGGCGATCAACGCCCTGCTCGACAAGCATTACGCACCGGCACTGGAACCGGCTGAGTAA
- a CDS encoding malate--CoA ligase subunit beta, with product MDIHEYQAKEVLSNFGVTVPPGALAYSPEQAAYRARELGGDKWIVKAQVHAGGRGKAGGVKLCNSEAEIYEATENLFGKKLVTHQTGPEGKGIYRVYVEGAVPIAREIYLGFVLDRSSQRVMIVASSEGGMEIEEISAERPESIVRSTVEPAVGLQDFQAREIAFALGIEPALTQQMVRTLKGCYQAFSELDATMVEINPLVVTSDNRVIALDAKMTFDDNALFRHPQIAELRDKSQEDPREARAADRGLSYVGLEGNIGCIVNGAGLAMATMDTIKLAGGEPANFLDIGGGATPERVAKAFRLVMSDSNVQAVLVNIFAGINRCDWVAEGVVQALREVQVDVPVVVRLAGTNVEEGQKILAQSGLPLIRASSLMEAAERAVGAWKNDLDQNTRVRAVK from the coding sequence ATGGATATCCACGAATACCAGGCCAAGGAAGTTCTGAGCAACTTCGGCGTGACGGTTCCGCCGGGCGCGCTGGCCTACAGCCCCGAGCAGGCGGCCTATCGCGCGCGGGAGCTGGGCGGCGACAAATGGATCGTCAAGGCCCAGGTTCACGCCGGCGGCCGCGGCAAGGCGGGCGGCGTCAAGCTGTGCAATTCCGAAGCCGAAATCTATGAGGCGACCGAGAATCTGTTCGGCAAGAAGCTGGTGACGCACCAGACCGGCCCCGAGGGCAAAGGCATTTACCGTGTCTATGTCGAGGGTGCGGTGCCGATTGCCCGAGAGATCTACCTCGGTTTTGTGCTGGACCGCTCCAGCCAGCGGGTGATGATCGTTGCCTCCTCTGAAGGCGGCATGGAGATTGAGGAGATCTCTGCCGAGCGGCCCGAGTCCATCGTGCGCTCAACCGTTGAACCGGCCGTCGGCCTGCAGGATTTCCAGGCGCGCGAGATCGCGTTTGCCCTGGGCATCGAACCGGCCCTGACCCAGCAGATGGTGCGCACCCTCAAGGGCTGCTACCAGGCGTTTTCCGAACTGGACGCCACCATGGTTGAGATCAACCCGCTGGTGGTCACCTCGGACAACCGGGTCATCGCGCTGGACGCAAAGATGACCTTTGACGACAACGCCCTGTTCCGCCACCCGCAGATCGCGGAGCTGCGCGACAAAAGCCAGGAAGACCCGCGCGAAGCCCGCGCCGCCGACCGCGGCCTGTCCTATGTCGGGCTTGAGGGCAACATCGGCTGCATCGTGAATGGTGCCGGTCTGGCGATGGCGACGATGGACACCATCAAACTGGCCGGCGGCGAGCCTGCCAACTTCCTGGACATCGGCGGCGGGGCCACGCCGGAACGGGTTGCCAAGGCGTTCCGCCTGGTGATGTCCGACAGCAACGTGCAGGCGGTTCTGGTCAACATCTTTGCCGGCATCAACCGCTGCGACTGGGTGGCCGAAGGTGTCGTTCAGGCGCTGCGCGAAGTGCAGGTTGACGTGCCTGTGGTGGTCCGCCTTGCAGGCACCAACGTCGAGGAAGGCCAGAAGATCCTGGCACAAAGCGGCCTGCCGCTGATCCGCGCTTCCTCGCTGATGGAAGCCGCTGAGCGGGCCGTCGGCGCTTGGAAAAACGACCTTGATCAAAACACCCGTGTGAGGGCCGTCAAATGA
- the sucD gene encoding succinate--CoA ligase subunit alpha, which produces MSILLDRDSKVIVQGITGKIARFHTKDMIEYGTNVVGGVVPGKGGETVEGVPVFNTVKEAVEATGANASLVFVPPPFAADSIMEAADAGIKYCVCITDGIPAQDMIRVKRYMYRYPKDKRMILTGPNCAGTISPGKALLGIMPGHIYLPGTVGIIGRSGTLGYEAAAQLKELGLGVSTSVGIGGDPINGSSFKDILEWFEKDPETEVIAMIGEIGGPQEAEAAEYIRDHVTKPVVAYVAGLTAPKGRTMGHAGAIISAFGESASEKVEILSAAGVTVAENPAVIGETIASVMKKNAA; this is translated from the coding sequence ATGAGCATCCTTCTTGATCGCGACAGCAAAGTCATTGTTCAGGGCATCACCGGCAAGATCGCCCGCTTCCACACCAAAGATATGATCGAATACGGAACCAACGTCGTGGGCGGCGTGGTGCCGGGCAAGGGCGGCGAGACCGTCGAGGGCGTGCCGGTCTTCAACACCGTGAAGGAAGCGGTGGAGGCCACCGGCGCAAATGCCTCCTTGGTGTTCGTGCCGCCGCCGTTTGCTGCCGACTCCATCATGGAAGCGGCGGATGCGGGCATCAAATACTGTGTCTGCATCACTGACGGCATCCCGGCCCAGGACATGATCCGGGTGAAGCGCTACATGTACCGCTATCCCAAGGACAAGCGGATGATCCTGACGGGACCGAACTGCGCGGGCACCATCTCGCCGGGCAAGGCGCTCTTGGGCATCATGCCGGGCCATATTTACCTGCCGGGCACAGTGGGCATCATCGGCCGCTCCGGCACCTTGGGGTACGAGGCCGCGGCACAGCTAAAAGAGCTTGGCCTGGGGGTTTCCACCTCGGTTGGCATCGGCGGCGACCCGATCAACGGCTCCTCCTTCAAGGACATCCTGGAATGGTTCGAGAAGGATCCCGAAACTGAGGTCATTGCAATGATCGGTGAAATCGGCGGTCCGCAGGAAGCGGAAGCGGCGGAGTACATTCGCGATCACGTGACCAAGCCGGTGGTGGCCTATGTCGCGGGATTGACCGCCCCCAAGGGCCGCACCATGGGCCACGCGGGCGCGATCATCTCGGCCTTTGGCGAGAGCGCATCGGAAAAGGTGGAGATCCTGTCGGCTGCGGGCGTGACCGTGGCCGAGAACCCCGCCGTGATCGGCGAAACCATCGCAAGCGTGATGAAAAAGAACGCCGCCTGA
- a CDS encoding 2-hydroxyacid dehydrogenase has protein sequence MAKPKVLVTRRWPAAVEAQLSEAFDAVLNTGDKPLSEDELRDAMASYDAVLPTVTDKISARAFDIAKPQARILANYGVGYSHIDMHGAAGHGMTVTNTPDVLSECTADIAMTLLLMVARRAGEGERELRAGAWTGWCPTHLIGTKVSGKTLGIVGFGRIGQEMARRAHHGFGMKIVVQNRSRVSPDILARYNATQADSLEDLMPLCDFVSLHCPGGPANRHLINTRMLNLMKPDAFLINTARGEVIDELALSRALWFETIGGAALDVFDGEPRINPDLLDCDNLVMLPHLGSATREAREAMGFRVLDNLTDFFAGREPRDRVM, from the coding sequence ATGGCAAAGCCCAAGGTTCTGGTGACCCGCCGCTGGCCCGCCGCCGTTGAGGCGCAGCTGTCCGAGGCGTTTGATGCTGTGCTGAACACGGGTGATAAGCCCCTGAGCGAGGACGAACTGCGCGATGCGATGGCATCTTACGACGCTGTGCTGCCGACCGTGACGGACAAAATTTCCGCGAGGGCGTTTGACATAGCCAAGCCGCAGGCCCGGATCCTCGCCAATTACGGTGTCGGCTATTCCCATATTGATATGCATGGCGCAGCCGGCCACGGCATGACCGTGACCAACACCCCGGATGTCCTCAGCGAATGCACCGCTGACATTGCCATGACGCTTTTGCTGATGGTGGCCCGCCGTGCGGGTGAGGGCGAGCGCGAGCTGCGCGCCGGCGCGTGGACCGGCTGGTGCCCGACCCATCTGATCGGCACCAAGGTCTCCGGCAAGACGCTGGGCATCGTGGGCTTTGGACGCATCGGCCAGGAGATGGCCCGGCGCGCGCACCACGGCTTCGGCATGAAGATCGTGGTGCAGAACCGCTCCCGCGTGTCCCCCGATATTCTCGCCCGCTACAACGCAACTCAAGCGGACAGCCTGGAAGATTTGATGCCGCTGTGCGATTTTGTCTCGCTGCACTGCCCGGGCGGGCCTGCAAACCGGCACCTGATCAACACCCGGATGCTGAACCTGATGAAGCCGGACGCCTTCCTGATCAACACCGCCCGCGGCGAGGTGATTGACGAACTTGCCCTGTCCCGCGCCCTGTGGTTCGAAACCATCGGCGGCGCTGCATTGGATGTGTTCGACGGCGAGCCGCGCATCAACCCGGATCTGCTGGATTGCGACAACCTTGTGATGCTGCCGCATCTGGGCAGCGCCACCCGCGAAGCGCGCGAGGCGATGGGCTTTCGCGTGCTGGATAACCTGACCGATTTCTTTGCAGGGCGCGAGCCGCGCGACCGGGTGATGTGA